DNA sequence from the Planctomycetota bacterium genome:
GCCGCGAGCTCGGGCCAGCCGTGGACGTGGGCGGCGAGATACGGTTCGTCGATCGCCGCCGATTCCCGGAGGCGCTTGAGCAGGCCGTAGACGAAGGCCAGATCGCCGCCGACGTGGGGCTGGACGTAGCTGCTGGCGATCTCGCTCCCGAACACGAGGCTCCAGGGATCGCTGGGGACGGAAAAGTTGACCAGCCCCGTCTCCACGATCGGGTTCACGACCACGACCTTGCCGCCGCGGCGGCGGACCATCATCAAGGTCCGCATCATCCGCGGATGGTTGCTGGCCGGATTGCCGCCGATCAGCATCACGAAGTCGGCGTGCTCCATGTCGTCGAGCGTGATCGTGCCGGCCCCGGTGCCGATCGCGCTCGACAGCCCGACGCCACTGGCCTGGTGGCAGTAGTAGCTGCAGTTGTTGACGTGGTTGGTGCCGTAGAGCCGCGCGAACAACTGGAGGAGGAATCCCGCCTCGTTGCTCGAGCGCCCCGAGAAGTAGAAGAAGGTCTCGTCCGGCGCCGTCGCCCGGAGCCGCTCGGCGATCCGACCCAGCGCCTCCGACCAGTCGATCGGGCGGTAGTGCTGCGCGCCGGCTTCGAGCAGCGCCGGCTGGACGAGCCGGCCGGAGTGCTCGAGCTCGCGCGGCGTGAAGCGCTGCAGCTGCGGCGTGGAGTAGGTGGCGAAGAACTCCGGCTTCACCGCCCCCTGCATGTCGGCGACCATCGCCTGGAAGCTCTTCTTGCAGACCTCCGGGAAATGGCCCGCCTCGTTGACCATCCCGCCGGCCTGGCCGCCCATGCCCAGCGCGCAGGTCTTGCAGGCGTTGCGCGAGCGCATCGCGCGCCAGAAGGGGAGCAGCCCGCCGGCCTCCCGCGCCTTCTTGAAGGTGTAGCGGATCGCGCGCCAGCCGCCGCCGGTCGTCACGCGGCCGAAATACCTGCCCATCGGTCCCTCCCGTGCCCACGGTCCACCGCCAACCCGGTCCGCCCCGCTCCCGAGCGGTGCGCCGCAGGAGTGGGCGCGCCTCCCGCTCAGTCGAGCAATTGGATCTCGACGGTGCGGAATTCCACCGGGTGGCTCTCCGACTGCAGCGAGATCGTGCCGCGCGCGAGGAGCTTGTCGCCTCCCTGCCCCGCGATCAGTTCTTTGGCGTGGGGATCACGTTCGTCGAGTTGCGGCTGCTCGTACTCGAGCACCGTCTTGCCGTCGATCGCGTGGCGGATCCGCGTCGCCCCGTCGACCTCGATCTCGACGGTGACCCACTGGTCGCCGCGGTAGGTCGCCGACGTGGAGTTGGTGCAATGCGGCGTGAACAGCTTGCCCCCCATGAAGACGTTGGTCCCCGGCGTGCAGAGATTGGCGGTCGTCCGCTCGCCCATCGCCGCCCCGCCGAGGAACTGGACCTCGATCGACGCCGGGAAGTCTTGGGCCAGCGCCATCCCGCGTGGATCCTCCCCATGGAGCATGACGCCCGAATTGCGCACCGCCCAGCCGGGGCCACCGGGGCACTGCGTGCCGGTGAACCGGTACTCGACCCGGAGCCGGTAGCGCGAGAACGCCTCGTCGTGGAACAGGTGGCCGAACTTCTCGCCGAACGACGGGTACTTCGCCGGGTCGTACACCACCTTGATGACGCCGTCCTCGACGCGAAACGTGTCGCCATAGTTCACGCCGACCGCCTCGCCGCGGATTTTCGGCGTCCAGCCGGCGAGATCCTTGCCGTTGAACAGCTTCCGCCACGGCTGATCGGCACGCGCGCCGCGCGCCCCGGAGCCCACCGCGACAAGCACCAGCGCGACTGTCGCCTGCCACGGCAGCGACCCGACGAGTCGACCACGGATCATCAGCGTCCCCTTCGCGTCACGCGAACCCCGGCCGGCACCCGGACGGGAGAAAAACCGCTGGTACGGGGCAACAACGCCTCGTCACCTTGACCCGAAAGCATACCCCCCGGCGCTCCTCGCCGTGGCACTGAACGCGCCGGGGGGAGGGCGACGTCATCGCGGTATCGGATCAAGCGGCTTCCGAACGTGCATCGCCGGCCCCGCCTACCGCGACGGCGGCGCGAGGCTCACGGTGACGGTCTTCGTCTCGAGGTAGGGCTCGAGGCCGCGCTCGCCGAGCTCGCGGCCGAAGCCCGACTGCTTGAAGCCGCCGAACGGCGCCGCGGCGTCGAAGACGTCGTAGCAGTTGACCCACACCGTGCCGGCCCGGAGCCGGCGGGCCACGTCGTGGGCCCGCGCCACGTCGCGCGTCCACACGGCCGCGGCCAGACCGAACGTGGTGGCGTTGGCGCGCCGCACGAGCTCCTCCATGTCGGAGAAGCGGAGCACGGAGAGCACGGGGCCGAAGATCTCGTCGCGGGCGATCGCCATCTCGTCCTTCACGTCGGTGAACACCGTCGGCTCGATGAAGAAGCCGCGGTCGCCGACGCGCTTGCCTCCGGTCGCGCAGGTCGCCCCTTCGCGCTTCCCGGACTCGATGTAGCCCATGATCTTGTCGAACTGCGCCTTGTCGACCTGCGGCCCCTGCTCGGTGGCCGGGTCGCGCGGATCGCCGACGCGGCGCTGCCGGCTCGCCGCCACGACCCGCGCGACGAACGCGTCGTGGATCGAATCCTCGACGAACAGCCGCGAGCCGGCGCAGCAGCACTGCCCCTGGTTGAGGTAGATGCCGACATGCGCCCCGGCCGCGGCCGCCTCCATGTCGGCGTCGGCGAACACGATGTTGGGGCTCTTGCCGCCGAGCTCGAACGTCAGCCGCTTCAGTTGGTCGGCGGCCTGCCGCATGATGATCTGCGCCGTCTCACCCGACCCGGTGAACGCCACCTTGTCGATGCCGGGGTGCTTGACGATCGCCGCCCCCGCGGTCGGCCCGTAGCCGGGGACGACGTTGATCACGCCGTCGGGAATCCCCGCCTTCTGTGCCAGGCGTGCCAGCCGCAGGCAGGTCAGCGGCGTCTGCTCCGCCGGCTTCATCACGATCGTGCAGCCCGCCGCCAGGGCCGGGCCCCACTTCCACGCCGTCATCAGGATCGGAAAGTTCCAGGGGATGATCTGCCCGGCGACACCGACCGGCTCGCGGCGCGTGTAGCAGAAGTAGTTGCCGTTGATCGGGATCGTCTGGCCGTGGATCTTGTCGGCCCAGCCGGCGTAGTAGCGCAGGCAATCGAGGGCCAGCGGGATGTCGCCCAGGCGGGCGTCGTTCACCGGCTTGCCGTTGTCGAGGCTCTCGAGCGCCGCCAGTTCGTCGATTTCCCCCTCGATCAGATCGCACAGCCGGAGCATGATCCGGCCGCGCTCGCGGGCGTCCATCCGCGGCCACGGGCCCTCGTCGAACGCCTTTCGTGCCGCCTTCACGGCCGCCTCGACGTCGGCGGCGTCCCCCTCGGCGACGTCGGCGATCGCCTCCTCGGTCGCGGGGTCGAACGTCGTGAATGTCTTGCCGCTGCGGGCCGGCACCCACTGGCCGCCGATGAACAGCTGCGTCTGACGGATCTGGGGCCGGACGACGGCCCGAGGAGCGGTGACGGTGGCCATCTGGGCACCCCTGGTAAGAATGGCGGGGAACGGTTCGCCCCATCGGCGCAGGGCTCCCCCGCGTGCCCCCGCCGCCGAATGATTGTCGTCGAAATCGTAGCCGGGGTACGATGCAACCAACAAGCGAACCGGGCGGCAGGTGTCTGCCGTCGCGGATCCGACCGATTCCGGCCCTGCCGGAGACGGCTCGGTGCAAGTCCCCTCAGGAGTTTTCCAAAGATGCGCAGTGCATGGTTGATCGCGGCGGCGCTGGTGTCCTTCGGCGCGGCCTCGGTCGCGACCGCGGAGCTGACCAGCGGCCCGCAGCCGGGTGATTCGGTGGGTGCGTTCACGGTGACGAAGGTCACCGGCAATGCCGACGACGGCGTCGCCGACGGCAAGAGCCTCTGCTACCGCTGCAAGATGGGCGCCCGGCCGGTGGTGATGGTGTTTGCCCGGTCGGCCGACGAGAAGCTCGCCAAGCTCCTCAAGAAGCTCGAAGGGGAGCTCGAGGAGCACGCCGACGAGAAGCTCACCGGCTTCGTCAACATGATCGGCACCGACGCCGACAGCCTGAAGAAGGCCGCCGGTGAGTTCGTGAAGAAGCACGAGATCAAGCGGATCGCGTTCGTCGTCCCCGACGACGTC
Encoded proteins:
- a CDS encoding DUF1080 domain-containing protein, which translates into the protein MIRGRLVGSLPWQATVALVLVAVGSGARGARADQPWRKLFNGKDLAGWTPKIRGEAVGVNYGDTFRVEDGVIKVVYDPAKYPSFGEKFGHLFHDEAFSRYRLRVEYRFTGTQCPGGPGWAVRNSGVMLHGEDPRGMALAQDFPASIEVQFLGGAAMGERTTANLCTPGTNVFMGGKLFTPHCTNSTSATYRGDQWVTVEIEVDGATRIRHAIDGKTVLEYEQPQLDERDPHAKELIAGQGGDKLLARGTISLQSESHPVEFRTVEIQLLD
- a CDS encoding aldehyde dehydrogenase family protein codes for the protein MATVTAPRAVVRPQIRQTQLFIGGQWVPARSGKTFTTFDPATEEAIADVAEGDAADVEAAVKAARKAFDEGPWPRMDARERGRIMLRLCDLIEGEIDELAALESLDNGKPVNDARLGDIPLALDCLRYYAGWADKIHGQTIPINGNYFCYTRREPVGVAGQIIPWNFPILMTAWKWGPALAAGCTIVMKPAEQTPLTCLRLARLAQKAGIPDGVINVVPGYGPTAGAAIVKHPGIDKVAFTGSGETAQIIMRQAADQLKRLTFELGGKSPNIVFADADMEAAAAGAHVGIYLNQGQCCCAGSRLFVEDSIHDAFVARVVAASRQRRVGDPRDPATEQGPQVDKAQFDKIMGYIESGKREGATCATGGKRVGDRGFFIEPTVFTDVKDEMAIARDEIFGPVLSVLRFSDMEELVRRANATTFGLAAAVWTRDVARAHDVARRLRAGTVWVNCYDVFDAAAPFGGFKQSGFGRELGERGLEPYLETKTVTVSLAPPSR